In Spirosoma aureum, a single genomic region encodes these proteins:
- a CDS encoding LamG-like jellyroll fold domain-containing protein, whose translation MAVLVKKIYKIITFILFSTQLIAQKSEIFNIPKNIEEPDWVKKVDWNNPNVFVIESLIKENKKKKESSVKDVQENEIEDEKDEDPYEVAFERWLNQNRVFIQNDGSVKIDKRLYKSLQSEFEKNKNQAGKGAKKSTNSGSWSLLGPVQTFSDNNKGLKNYQVNIYRIAIAPSDSSILYAGSETGIIFKSTDKGLNWNSINDNFLSGSVSAIAVSPGNANLVYAFSNNVGLLKTTDGGATWTTLATFTQTKVNKILIQPNGNVIIAAQNNIYLSSDGGASWKIPVFLTSPIPNKIPIGTKLYDIIYSRKSPDIVIAVGASSADTIKIFYSTDGGVSFSEKPSPANTFSRGARLATTNSTTVSPDIVFCITLQNDFPKLLKSTDFGQSWSVITTFTGTGLKGRDTTNGMSNGQGYYDLAIMMNPANADHLIVGTTSAWKSTDGGANFKPIGGYIGSFPLHPDMQSMVANGMDSYISTDGGVVYSSDFFSETANFSIRHKGLSGSDFWGFDQGWAEDLVVGGRYHNGNGALYEPYGSGNTLLVGGGEDATGHVFPVPGKKGKIGFRDVGTKVIPQSLAGKIENADNQNQKWPSNVNYGEFSSKLIVHPYYSNIFYVGYKNSLWKSEDNGLTYYELKDFGTNVWRYDISKSNPDRIYLITTTGLWKTTDGGITWLQLFLPSGVVFKYYNSDIVVNSGNEDILWFCQKGGTASNKVFKSVDAGNTWVNYTGTLLNNKNISFLAAQGGTNDGIYAIQNTPNASVYYRDNNLADWVDFNTGLPRNFEARQGGIIFYRDNKLRLAGNRGIWESPLYSASTPISIPMANKNKISCDKDTVTFTDNSILDYAGASWKWDFPGASFVNNSNVREPKVTYPGPGLYTVSLTVKNNQDSSSIRTVSNMINFNKSLCISDTLPGKALTVSGERKEINIGTIGINSNSFSISCWIKPKGNQKSFSQIIGQYTYPNSIYGFGLGFSYNGYTENLNLCYTDNTVTFRQKSKLIADSTQWNHVVLVYSPTNVKIYLNGVAEIVNAGPMLPINLSTKPFFINPDILHQGGNFEGEIDEVKFYNYALSQTEIRQKKHLILREGIAETGLIKYIQFNQTGPSNPRYVWELVSGSLITLPDSNFLIPSTAPIASGQSFSKDITVGGQHTFPGTGIELFWPNVGTFPNGEVVAFRLNGAPDSYPDSISYSVPNKGYYIINNYGTNATFTPIQKIKFGKLPLPDNSRLTNFNLYKRPSNSFDRTTWLTKLGNAINFTYAANSESSLEFSNEKIDSFSQYLISINDNFCINETLKSGNWNDPTVWSCSVVPGVGSLVKINKGHIIEVPNGVVAQPSFIELSGKILIRVGGIVKLPN comes from the coding sequence ATCTTTAATTAAAGAAAATAAGAAAAAAAAAGAATCATCAGTAAAAGACGTTCAAGAAAATGAAATTGAGGACGAGAAGGATGAAGATCCCTATGAGGTAGCATTTGAAAGGTGGTTAAACCAAAATCGAGTATTTATTCAAAATGATGGTTCTGTTAAAATCGATAAGCGACTTTACAAATCACTGCAAAGTGAGTTTGAAAAAAATAAAAATCAGGCGGGTAAAGGCGCGAAAAAATCGACAAATTCGGGATCATGGTCTCTTTTAGGACCTGTGCAAACTTTTAGCGATAATAATAAGGGACTCAAAAACTATCAGGTCAACATCTATAGAATAGCAATAGCACCCAGTGATTCCTCTATATTGTATGCAGGCTCCGAGACTGGTATAATTTTTAAATCGACGGATAAAGGACTAAATTGGAACTCTATCAATGATAACTTTTTATCCGGATCTGTAAGTGCAATAGCTGTTTCTCCGGGAAATGCAAATTTGGTTTATGCATTTTCTAATAATGTTGGCTTATTGAAAACAACAGATGGAGGAGCTACATGGACAACTTTAGCTACATTTACTCAAACCAAAGTAAACAAAATCTTAATTCAGCCCAATGGGAATGTAATTATAGCTGCTCAAAATAATATTTACCTGAGTAGTGATGGGGGGGCAAGCTGGAAAATACCCGTTTTTCTTACATCGCCAATTCCAAACAAAATTCCGATTGGCACCAAACTTTACGATATAATTTATAGTCGAAAATCCCCTGATATTGTTATAGCGGTGGGGGCGTCATCGGCAGATACTATAAAAATATTTTACTCAACTGATGGAGGTGTAAGTTTTTCAGAGAAGCCATCCCCAGCGAATACTTTTTCGAGAGGAGCCAGATTAGCTACTACAAATTCCACTACAGTTAGTCCTGATATTGTTTTTTGCATCACCTTACAGAATGATTTCCCCAAGCTGTTGAAAAGTACTGATTTTGGGCAGTCTTGGTCAGTAATAACTACGTTTACAGGAACAGGTTTAAAAGGGCGTGATACAACTAATGGTATGTCAAATGGGCAAGGTTACTATGATCTGGCGATAATGATGAACCCAGCCAACGCCGATCATCTAATCGTTGGAACGACCTCAGCCTGGAAATCAACGGATGGTGGTGCCAATTTCAAACCGATTGGCGGATATATTGGATCATTTCCTTTGCATCCTGATATGCAAAGCATGGTAGCAAATGGAATGGACTCCTATATTTCCACTGATGGGGGCGTGGTTTATTCCAGTGATTTTTTTTCAGAAACTGCTAATTTTTCGATTCGCCATAAAGGCCTATCTGGTTCAGATTTTTGGGGTTTTGATCAAGGTTGGGCCGAAGATTTAGTCGTGGGGGGTAGGTATCATAATGGAAATGGAGCCTTATATGAACCGTATGGTTCAGGAAATACACTTTTGGTTGGTGGGGGAGAAGATGCCACCGGCCATGTATTTCCAGTACCAGGTAAAAAAGGCAAGATAGGTTTTAGAGATGTTGGCACAAAAGTTATTCCTCAATCACTTGCTGGAAAGATCGAAAATGCCGATAACCAGAATCAAAAATGGCCATCAAATGTAAATTATGGAGAATTTAGCAGCAAGTTAATAGTTCATCCATATTACAGTAATATTTTTTATGTTGGTTATAAAAACAGCTTATGGAAGTCAGAGGACAATGGACTGACCTATTATGAGCTTAAAGATTTTGGCACAAATGTTTGGCGATATGATATATCGAAAAGCAATCCTGACAGAATCTATCTGATTACTACAACAGGGTTATGGAAAACTACAGATGGTGGAATTACATGGTTGCAACTATTTTTGCCAAGTGGAGTGGTATTTAAATATTACAACAGTGATATTGTTGTGAATTCTGGCAATGAAGATATATTATGGTTTTGCCAAAAAGGTGGAACCGCGTCCAATAAAGTATTTAAGTCGGTCGATGCCGGAAATACCTGGGTTAATTATACAGGTACATTACTAAATAATAAAAACATTAGCTTTTTAGCCGCTCAGGGAGGCACTAACGATGGAATTTATGCAATACAGAATACGCCGAATGCCAGTGTTTATTATAGGGATAATAATTTAGCTGACTGGGTAGATTTTAATACAGGCCTGCCACGAAATTTCGAAGCAAGGCAAGGTGGAATTATTTTTTATAGAGATAATAAATTGAGATTGGCCGGTAATAGAGGTATTTGGGAGAGTCCATTATATTCCGCAAGTACACCCATTTCTATTCCCATGGCAAATAAAAATAAAATAAGCTGTGATAAAGATACGGTAACATTCACCGATAATTCAATACTTGATTATGCAGGAGCAAGCTGGAAGTGGGACTTTCCCGGAGCTTCTTTTGTGAATAATTCAAACGTTCGCGAACCAAAAGTCACTTATCCTGGCCCAGGCCTTTATACTGTTTCATTAACAGTAAAAAATAATCAGGATAGTTCGTCAATCAGAACAGTGAGCAATATGATTAATTTTAATAAAAGCTTATGCATATCCGATACCTTACCAGGCAAAGCACTTACTGTATCAGGTGAGCGTAAAGAAATTAATATCGGTACTATCGGCATTAACTCTAATTCGTTTTCTATTAGTTGTTGGATCAAACCCAAGGGTAATCAAAAAAGCTTTAGCCAGATAATTGGGCAGTATACGTATCCAAATTCTATATATGGTTTTGGCTTGGGTTTCTCATATAATGGATATACTGAAAACCTGAACTTATGCTATACGGATAATACTGTTACATTTCGGCAAAAAAGCAAGTTAATCGCTGATTCAACGCAATGGAACCATGTCGTACTTGTTTACTCACCAACTAATGTCAAAATTTATTTGAATGGAGTTGCTGAAATTGTAAACGCTGGGCCAATGCTACCTATCAACCTTTCAACAAAACCTTTTTTTATTAACCCTGATATCCTTCATCAGGGTGGTAATTTTGAAGGTGAAATTGATGAGGTGAAATTTTATAATTATGCGTTATCTCAAACTGAAATTCGCCAAAAAAAACATTTGATATTAAGAGAAGGAATAGCCGAAACTGGTTTGATAAAATACATTCAGTTTAATCAAACCGGACCTTCAAATCCACGATATGTTTGGGAATTAGTTTCTGGTTCATTGATAACTTTACCTGATTCCAATTTTCTAATACCGTCAACAGCGCCAATTGCTTCGGGTCAAAGCTTTAGTAAGGATATAACTGTCGGTGGACAGCATACATTTCCTGGAACTGGAATCGAACTTTTTTGGCCTAATGTTGGCACATTTCCTAATGGCGAGGTAGTTGCCTTTAGATTGAACGGTGCGCCAGATAGCTACCCAGACTCAATCTCCTATTCAGTGCCTAACAAAGGCTATTATATCATTAATAATTATGGAACAAATGCGACATTTACTCCCATACAAAAAATAAAATTCGGCAAATTGCCGCTACCGGATAATAGCAGACTAACGAATTTTAATCTGTATAAGCGGCCATCGAATTCATTTGATAGAACAACGTGGCTAACTAAGCTGGGCAATGCGATTAATTTTACTTATGCTGCAAATAGTGAAAGTTCTTTGGAGTTTTCAAATGAAAAAATTGACTCTTTTAGTCAATATTTAATCTCAATTAATGATAATTTCTGCATTAATGAAACGCTAAAATCGGGTAATTGGAACGATCCAACTGTTTGGTCCTGCTCTGTAGTACCAGGTGTTGGTAGTCTGGTGAAAATAAATAAGGGACATATAATTGAGGTTCCTAATGGAGTAGTTGCTCAGCCGAGTTTTATAGAACTTTCAGGGAAGATTCTGATTCGGGTTGGAGGGATTGTAAAACTACCTAATTAG